CGCGCTGGGCGGCGTAGGCGTCGGCGCCGCTGTCCGGTTCCAGCGCCGCCGGCACGGCGGTGACGGCATGGCGGGCGTAGGTAGTGGCCAGGAGCTGGCCGAGCTGTTCTTGGGTGTTCTGTGATGTCGTCATTGGTTTCGGATAAAAGTAGGAATGCTCAGGTCCCGGTACGCATGGCCGCTTCGGCGGCGGACGAGGGAATCGGCTGGAACTTGCTGTCCGGCTGGATACGCGCGGCCAGGAACACGCCGATCCCCATCAGCACCATGCTGCCGATGAACGGCAGTTCCCAGTTGCCGGTGCGGTCGATCAGGTAGCCGGACACCACCGGCGACAGGATCGCGGCCATCGCCGAGCCGGTGTTCATCATGCCGCTGGCAGTGCCGGAGTATTCCGGCGCGATGTCCATCGGGATCGCCCACATCGGGCCGATCGTCATTTCGGCGAAGAAGAAGCCGGCGCTCAGGCTGAGGATGGCCACGTGGGCATCGTGGGTCACCAGCATCGGCAGCAAGGATAGCAAAGTCAGCAGCATACACACCGACACCATGTAGCTGCGCGCCTTCTTGAGGCTGCCGGTGCGGGTCAGGATGCGGTCGCTGACGATGCCGCCCAGCGTGTCGCCGATGACGCCGGCGAAGAACACGCCGGACGAGAACAGGGCCGACTTCTTCAGGTCCATGTCGTAGTTGTGCAGGAAGTACTGGGGAATCCAGCTGAGGAACAGCCACAGGGTCCAGCCGTAGCAGAAGTAGACCAGCGCCACCGGCATCATGCGCCGGAATAGCGGTCCCCATGGGACGTACGTATTTCTTTTCTTCGGCTTGGGCAGCGCGGCCAGCTCCTCGCGCGTGATGAAGCGGTGGTCGGCCGGTTCCTCGGTGAACACCCACGACCACAGCGCCACCCACACCAGGCTGATGATGCCGCAGATGAAGAAGGACTGGCGCCAGCCGTAGGCGGCCATCACGAACACCACCGCCGCCGGCGCCACCGCGTTGCCGATGCGGGAAAACGCGTGCGTCAGGCCCTGGGCGAAGCCGC
The genomic region above belongs to Massilia forsythiae and contains:
- a CDS encoding MFS transporter, which produces MRFLRLRATNVVLLMLCLMYFITYLDRVNVSTAASGFGKEFNLSKTEIGLVFSAFAYPYLVFQIIGGWVSDKFGAHKTLIFCGTLWAAATILTGYAEGLISLLAARLLLGFGEGATFPAATSAMSRWVAKEKRGFAQGLTHAFSRIGNAVAPAAVVFVMAAYGWRQSFFICGIISLVWVALWSWVFTEEPADHRFITREELAALPKPKKRNTYVPWGPLFRRMMPVALVYFCYGWTLWLFLSWIPQYFLHNYDMDLKKSALFSSGVFFAGVIGDTLGGIVSDRILTRTGSLKKARSYMVSVCMLLTLLSLLPMLVTHDAHVAILSLSAGFFFAEMTIGPMWAIPMDIAPEYSGTASGMMNTGSAMAAILSPVVSGYLIDRTGNWELPFIGSMVLMGIGVFLAARIQPDSKFQPIPSSAAEAAMRTGT